A stretch of the Marmota flaviventris isolate mMarFla1 chromosome 12, mMarFla1.hap1, whole genome shotgun sequence genome encodes the following:
- the Dyrk3 gene encoding dual specificity tyrosine-phosphorylation-regulated kinase 3 isoform X2, whose translation MMIDETKCPPCSNVLCNPSEPPPPRRLHITTEHLTREHSQHFMNGGEIKVEQLFQEFGSSKSGTLQSDGITNSEKCSPIVSQGKSSDSLNIIKSNSSSKAPKVVPLTPEQALKQYKHHLTAYEKLEIINYPEIYFVGPNAKKRHGVVGGPNNGGYDDADGAYIHVPRDHLAYRYEVLKIIGKGSFGQVARVYDHKLRQYVALKMVRNEKRFHRQAAEEIRILEHLKKQDKTGSMNVIHMLESFTFRNHVCMAFELLSIDLYELIKKNKFQGFSVQLVRKFAQSILQSLDALHKNKIIHCDLKPENILLKHHGRSATKVIDFGSSCFEYQKLYTYIQSRFYRAPEIILGCRYSTPIDIWSFGCILAELLTGQPLFPGEDEGDQLACMMELLGMPPPKLLEQSKRAKYFINSKGLPRYCSVTTQADGRVVLVGGRSRRGKKRGPPGSRDWGTALKGCDDYLFIEFLKRCLHWDPSARLTPAQALRHPWISKSVPRPLTIEKVSGKRVVNPTNAFQGLGSKLPPVVGIASKLKANLMSETSGGIPLCSVLPKLIS comes from the exons ATGATGATAGATGAAACCAAGTGCCCACCCTGTTCTAATGTACTCTGCAATCCTTCTGAGCCGCCTCCACCCAGAAGACTGCAT ATCACTACTGAGCATTTAACAAGAGAGCATTCTCAGCACTTTATGAATGGAGGTGAGATAAAAGTAGAACAGCTGTTTCAAGAATTTGGTAGCAGCAAATCTGGCACTCTTCAGTCAGATGGCATCACCAACTCTGAAAAATGCTCTCCAATTGTTTCTCAAGGGAAAAGTTCAGATagcttaaatataattaaatctaACAGTTCATCCAAAGCACCCAAAGTGGTACCTCTGACCCCTGAGCAAGCGCTGAAGCAGTACAAACATCACCTCACTGCTTATGAGAAGCTGGAAATCATCAATTAcccagaaatttattttgttggTCCAAATGCCAAGAAAAGACATGGAGTTGTTGGTGGTCCCAATAATGGGGGATATGATGATGCCGATGGGGCCTATATTCATGTCCCTCGAGACCATCTAGCTTATCGGTATGAAGTGCTGAAAATTATTGGCAAGGGGAGTTTTGGGCAAGTAGCTCGGGTCTATGATCACAAACTTCGACAGTATGTGGCCCTGAAAATGGTGCGCAATGAAAAGCGCTTTCATCGTCAAGCAGCTGAGGAGATCCGGATTTTAGAGCATCTTAAAAAACAGGATAAAACTGGTAGCATGAATGTTATCCACATGTTGGAAAGTTTCACGTTCCGGAACCATGTTTGCATGGCCTTTGAATTGCTGAGCATAGACCTTTAtgagctaattaaaaaaaataaatttcaaggcTTTAGTGTCCAGTTGGTACGCAAATTTGCCCAATCTATCTTGCAGTCCTTGGATGCTCTTCACAAAAATAAGATCATTCACTGCGATCTGAAACCAGAAAACATTCTTCTGAAACACCACGGGCGCAGTGCAACTAAAGTCATTGACTTTGGGTCCAGTTGTTTTGAGTACCAGAAACTTTATACATATATCCAGTCTCGTTTCTACAGAGCTCCAGAGATCATCTTAGGGTGCCGCTACAGCACACCTATTGACATATGGAGTTTTGGCTGCATCCTTGCAGAACTTTTAACAGGACAGCCTCTGTTCCCTGGAGAGGATGAAGGAGATCAGTTGGCTTGCATGATGGAGCTTCTAGGAATGCCACCACCAAAACTTTTAGAGCAATCCAAACGTGCCAAGTACTTTATTAACTCTAAGGGCCTACCTCGCTACTGCTCTGTGACTACTCAGGCAGATGGGAGGGTTGTACTTGTGGGGGGTCGCTCACGTAGGGGTAAAAAGCGGGGTCCCCCAGGCAGCAGAGACTGGGGGACAGCACTGAAAGGGTGTGATGACTACTTGTTTATAGAATTCCTGAAAAGATGTCTTCATTGGGACCCCTCTGCCCGCCTGACCCCAGCTCAAGCATTAAGACACCCTTGGATTAGCAAGTCTGTGCCCAGACCTCTCACCATTGAAAAGGTGTCAGGGAAACGAGTAGTTAATCCTACGAATGCTTTCCAGGGACTGGGTTCCAAGCTGCCTCCAGTTGTTGGAATTGCCAGTAAGCTTAAAGCTAACTTAATGTCAGAAACCAGTGGTGGTATACCTCTGTGCAGCGTATTGCCAAAACTGATTAGCTAA
- the Dyrk3 gene encoding dual specificity tyrosine-phosphorylation-regulated kinase 3 isoform X1: MGGTARGPGRKDAGPPGAGLPPQQRRLGDGVYDTFMMIDETKCPPCSNVLCNPSEPPPPRRLHITTEHLTREHSQHFMNGGEIKVEQLFQEFGSSKSGTLQSDGITNSEKCSPIVSQGKSSDSLNIIKSNSSSKAPKVVPLTPEQALKQYKHHLTAYEKLEIINYPEIYFVGPNAKKRHGVVGGPNNGGYDDADGAYIHVPRDHLAYRYEVLKIIGKGSFGQVARVYDHKLRQYVALKMVRNEKRFHRQAAEEIRILEHLKKQDKTGSMNVIHMLESFTFRNHVCMAFELLSIDLYELIKKNKFQGFSVQLVRKFAQSILQSLDALHKNKIIHCDLKPENILLKHHGRSATKVIDFGSSCFEYQKLYTYIQSRFYRAPEIILGCRYSTPIDIWSFGCILAELLTGQPLFPGEDEGDQLACMMELLGMPPPKLLEQSKRAKYFINSKGLPRYCSVTTQADGRVVLVGGRSRRGKKRGPPGSRDWGTALKGCDDYLFIEFLKRCLHWDPSARLTPAQALRHPWISKSVPRPLTIEKVSGKRVVNPTNAFQGLGSKLPPVVGIASKLKANLMSETSGGIPLCSVLPKLIS; encoded by the exons ATGGGAGGCACTGCTCGTGGGCCGGGCCGGAAGGATGCGGGTCCGCCCGGGGCCGGGCTCCCTCCCCAGCAGCGAAG ATTGGGGGATGGTGTCTATGATACCTTCATGATGATAGATGAAACCAAGTGCCCACCCTGTTCTAATGTACTCTGCAATCCTTCTGAGCCGCCTCCACCCAGAAGACTGCAT ATCACTACTGAGCATTTAACAAGAGAGCATTCTCAGCACTTTATGAATGGAGGTGAGATAAAAGTAGAACAGCTGTTTCAAGAATTTGGTAGCAGCAAATCTGGCACTCTTCAGTCAGATGGCATCACCAACTCTGAAAAATGCTCTCCAATTGTTTCTCAAGGGAAAAGTTCAGATagcttaaatataattaaatctaACAGTTCATCCAAAGCACCCAAAGTGGTACCTCTGACCCCTGAGCAAGCGCTGAAGCAGTACAAACATCACCTCACTGCTTATGAGAAGCTGGAAATCATCAATTAcccagaaatttattttgttggTCCAAATGCCAAGAAAAGACATGGAGTTGTTGGTGGTCCCAATAATGGGGGATATGATGATGCCGATGGGGCCTATATTCATGTCCCTCGAGACCATCTAGCTTATCGGTATGAAGTGCTGAAAATTATTGGCAAGGGGAGTTTTGGGCAAGTAGCTCGGGTCTATGATCACAAACTTCGACAGTATGTGGCCCTGAAAATGGTGCGCAATGAAAAGCGCTTTCATCGTCAAGCAGCTGAGGAGATCCGGATTTTAGAGCATCTTAAAAAACAGGATAAAACTGGTAGCATGAATGTTATCCACATGTTGGAAAGTTTCACGTTCCGGAACCATGTTTGCATGGCCTTTGAATTGCTGAGCATAGACCTTTAtgagctaattaaaaaaaataaatttcaaggcTTTAGTGTCCAGTTGGTACGCAAATTTGCCCAATCTATCTTGCAGTCCTTGGATGCTCTTCACAAAAATAAGATCATTCACTGCGATCTGAAACCAGAAAACATTCTTCTGAAACACCACGGGCGCAGTGCAACTAAAGTCATTGACTTTGGGTCCAGTTGTTTTGAGTACCAGAAACTTTATACATATATCCAGTCTCGTTTCTACAGAGCTCCAGAGATCATCTTAGGGTGCCGCTACAGCACACCTATTGACATATGGAGTTTTGGCTGCATCCTTGCAGAACTTTTAACAGGACAGCCTCTGTTCCCTGGAGAGGATGAAGGAGATCAGTTGGCTTGCATGATGGAGCTTCTAGGAATGCCACCACCAAAACTTTTAGAGCAATCCAAACGTGCCAAGTACTTTATTAACTCTAAGGGCCTACCTCGCTACTGCTCTGTGACTACTCAGGCAGATGGGAGGGTTGTACTTGTGGGGGGTCGCTCACGTAGGGGTAAAAAGCGGGGTCCCCCAGGCAGCAGAGACTGGGGGACAGCACTGAAAGGGTGTGATGACTACTTGTTTATAGAATTCCTGAAAAGATGTCTTCATTGGGACCCCTCTGCCCGCCTGACCCCAGCTCAAGCATTAAGACACCCTTGGATTAGCAAGTCTGTGCCCAGACCTCTCACCATTGAAAAGGTGTCAGGGAAACGAGTAGTTAATCCTACGAATGCTTTCCAGGGACTGGGTTCCAAGCTGCCTCCAGTTGTTGGAATTGCCAGTAAGCTTAAAGCTAACTTAATGTCAGAAACCAGTGGTGGTATACCTCTGTGCAGCGTATTGCCAAAACTGATTAGCTAA